In Wolbachia endosymbiont of Aedes albopictus, one DNA window encodes the following:
- the fabD gene encoding ACP S-malonyltransferase — MIFAFPGQGSQFVGMGKSLYSEFSVARQVFNEVDSILGRKLSHLIFNGPIEELTITENAQPAIMAVSIATLRVTEHVFGESLFSNYGIKYVCGHSVGEYTALCAAGALTLESAIKLLKIRSEAMHEASLKCEGGMVALLGAELNEVEDVLKSVQIDRVCEIANDNGGGQIVISGTREVLEILPDLLKNLNIKRLVKLQVSGPFHSSLMKPADEKVLQFLEGIKITRPIVPLISNVTAKEENDPKVIKALLAKQVISRVKWREMVLYMASRGINKFVEIGPNKVLSNLVKRIDQSISTKNIGNIGDIEGFFNESLILTAKNLKVKAYS, encoded by the coding sequence ATGATTTTTGCTTTCCCTGGTCAGGGCTCTCAGTTTGTAGGAATGGGAAAGAGCTTATATAGTGAGTTTTCCGTTGCAAGACAAGTATTTAATGAAGTGGATAGCATATTGGGTAGAAAGCTGTCTCATTTAATCTTCAACGGTCCTATTGAAGAATTAACCATTACAGAAAACGCTCAGCCAGCTATAATGGCAGTGTCAATCGCGACGCTACGTGTTACCGAGCATGTGTTTGGTGAATCTCTTTTTTCTAATTATGGAATTAAATATGTTTGTGGGCATTCAGTCGGTGAATATACAGCGCTATGTGCTGCAGGGGCATTGACTCTTGAGTCTGCAATCAAGCTGCTGAAAATTCGCAGCGAAGCAATGCATGAAGCTTCTTTGAAATGTGAAGGGGGAATGGTTGCATTGCTTGGAGCGGAGCTAAACGAAGTGGAAGATGTTTTAAAATCAGTCCAGATTGATAGAGTTTGTGAAATTGCAAATGATAACGGTGGTGGGCAAATAGTTATAAGTGGCACTAGAGAGGTTCTTGAAATATTACCCGATTTGCTCAAGAACTTGAACATCAAGAGATTAGTTAAGTTACAGGTTAGTGGACCTTTTCACTCATCTCTTATGAAACCTGCTGATGAAAAAGTTTTGCAATTTTTGGAGGGTATTAAAATAACCCGTCCTATAGTTCCTTTGATATCAAATGTTACAGCTAAAGAGGAGAATGATCCCAAAGTTATAAAAGCTTTACTTGCTAAACAAGTCATAAGCAGAGTGAAATGGAGAGAAATGGTTTTGTATATGGCAAGCCGTGGCATTAACAAATTTGTTGAAATTGGCCCTAATAAAGTTTTATCTAATCTAGTTAAAAGAATTGACCAATCTATCAGTACAAAAAATATAGGTAATATTGGTGATATTGAAGGCTTCTTTAATGAATCATTAATATTGACAGCAAAGAATTTAAAAGTAAAAGCGTATAGCTAG
- the rpmE gene encoding 50S ribosomal protein L31, which produces MAEIDYHKVTIVMTDGQEFETRSTYGKEGDKIKLDRDPLTHPAWTGSLASGSTNKTSKLAKFNDKYGSIF; this is translated from the coding sequence ATGGCAGAAATTGATTATCATAAGGTTACTATAGTCATGACAGATGGTCAAGAGTTTGAAACTCGTTCCACTTATGGAAAGGAAGGTGATAAGATAAAACTTGATAGAGATCCTCTAACTCATCCTGCATGGACTGGAAGTTTGGCAAGTGGATCAACAAATAAAACTAGCAAATTAGCTAAGTTTAACGATAAATATGGAAGCATTTTCTAA
- a CDS encoding NAD kinase, with protein sequence MHKYKNIGYVASQSPKSQGVSKLLKKLNFINITEENKSEIDLLIVVGGDGFMLRTLHNYVIENKNMHVYGVNTGNVGFLMNKCFSRSEDLIDHIEHATSTQLTLLKMEATDTSGKRYHYIAVNEVYVFRKANQIVEMNITINDKLKVEKFRGDGVILSTPTGSTAYNFSAGGPILPLNSNLLALTSINSYYPRHWNGALISNDTIVQIDINDTKNLPALVVSDYKEFHDISQIKIQKDHENTITLLFDKDYPLNERIFDRQFLY encoded by the coding sequence ATGCATAAATACAAAAATATAGGCTATGTTGCTTCTCAATCACCAAAATCGCAGGGAGTATCTAAACTATTAAAGAAACTTAATTTTATCAATATAACAGAAGAAAATAAGTCCGAAATTGATCTACTGATAGTTGTTGGCGGTGATGGCTTTATGCTGCGTACCTTGCATAATTACGTCATAGAAAATAAAAACATGCATGTGTATGGGGTAAATACCGGCAATGTTGGGTTTTTGATGAATAAATGCTTTAGCCGCAGTGAAGATTTAATTGATCATATAGAACATGCAACTTCAACTCAGTTAACTTTGCTAAAAATGGAAGCAACAGACACAAGTGGCAAGAGGTATCACTACATAGCGGTAAACGAGGTATATGTTTTTAGAAAAGCAAACCAAATAGTAGAAATGAATATCACTATTAATGATAAGCTAAAAGTAGAAAAATTTAGAGGGGACGGAGTAATATTATCTACTCCCACAGGTAGCACTGCATATAACTTCTCTGCCGGTGGCCCAATCTTGCCGCTAAATTCAAATTTACTTGCATTAACCTCTATCAATAGCTATTACCCAAGGCATTGGAATGGAGCGTTAATATCAAACGATACAATCGTACAAATTGACATTAACGACACAAAAAACCTTCCAGCACTTGTAGTATCAGATTACAAAGAATTTCATGATATATCACAGATAAAAATACAAAAAGACCATGAGAACACAATCACTTTGCTTTTTGACAAAGATTACCCTCTGAATGAAAGAATCTTTGATAGACAATTTCTATACTAA
- a CDS encoding NAD(P)/FAD-dependent oxidoreductase produces MKTDIVIIGAGPIGIFTAFQAGMLDMRCHIIDVLDQAGGQCTALYPEKPIYDIPGYPVITAQKLIEQLMEQASPFEPVYHLSQKVEKISNNCDQSFTIITNTGTEVKCKAVIVAAGNGMFEPNRPPLSGILEYENKSVFYSVNKISDFQDKTIVIAGGGDSAADWTVELSKVAKKIYVIHRRKEFRCTPETRNKLESLENNGKIELVVPYQLHELAGGNGQLSAVIVKNIASKEEKEISADFLLPFFGLSMNLGPINSWGIELEHGRITVDPATLRTSRDRIYAIGDIATYSGKLKLILSGFAESAMACYDIYKVIHNSPVNFQYSTSKGIHGKEKLT; encoded by the coding sequence ATGAAAACCGATATAGTAATAATAGGTGCAGGGCCTATTGGAATATTCACTGCTTTTCAAGCGGGAATGCTTGATATGAGATGTCATATAATAGATGTTTTGGATCAAGCAGGAGGACAATGCACAGCTCTTTACCCAGAAAAGCCAATATATGATATACCTGGTTATCCTGTAATTACTGCCCAAAAATTAATTGAGCAATTAATGGAGCAAGCTTCACCATTTGAGCCTGTTTACCATTTAAGTCAAAAAGTGGAAAAGATTTCGAATAACTGTGATCAAAGCTTTACTATCATAACTAACACAGGTACAGAGGTAAAATGTAAGGCTGTTATTGTTGCTGCAGGTAACGGAATGTTTGAACCTAACCGTCCACCCTTAAGTGGTATATTAGAATACGAAAATAAATCTGTATTTTACAGTGTAAATAAAATTTCTGATTTTCAGGACAAAACTATAGTCATTGCAGGGGGAGGTGATTCTGCAGCTGATTGGACTGTAGAACTTTCTAAAGTTGCAAAGAAAATTTATGTGATACATAGAAGAAAGGAATTTCGCTGCACTCCTGAAACTAGAAATAAATTAGAATCACTTGAAAATAATGGAAAGATAGAACTGGTAGTGCCATATCAATTACACGAACTAGCAGGAGGTAATGGGCAATTGAGCGCAGTGATAGTAAAAAACATTGCCTCTAAGGAAGAAAAAGAAATATCCGCTGATTTTTTGCTGCCATTTTTTGGATTGTCAATGAATCTTGGGCCAATAAACAGTTGGGGTATAGAGTTAGAACATGGCCGCATAACTGTCGACCCAGCTACACTTAGAACCAGTAGAGATAGAATATATGCAATCGGAGATATAGCTACTTATTCAGGCAAACTAAAGTTAATATTAAGTGGTTTTGCCGAGAGTGCCATGGCTTGTTATGACATATACAAAGTAATCCACAACTCTCCAGTCAATTTTCAATACTCGACTTCAAAGGGAATTCATGGGAAAGAAAAACTTACTTGA
- the mnmE gene encoding tRNA uridine-5-carboxymethylaminomethyl(34) synthesis GTPase MnmE: MTNTNETIFALSTVLGKSGVAVIRISGNYALKALNHFHIKKEIKPRFATLVDLYDDSSQLIDNGIIIYFPAPNSFTGEDVIELQVHGSKAVIKIILEELSKIFVMARPGEFSLRAFLNGKFDLTQIEGIADLIDAETKMQAKQAIKQISGELERLYSNWRQRLITIQSKIEAYIDFPEDIWAEKSELEKINNEVQSLIQLIQEHLNDNRRGERLREGLHIVITGEPNVGKSTLFNFLAKRDIAIVSEYAGTTRDVLEAHIDIGGYPIILSDTAGIRESSDPIESEGISRAKKRSFEADLRIELFLFEQRYNINCNVVNSDTIYVLSKADDAINDRSILIGGVDFLPISILKGIGTNKLISLIKRKAEEKFGRDRDTPVITRQRHRSHMQKALEHLQRFNIDNPIELISEDLRLAAFELGAVIGIINVEEILSSVFSNFCVGK, translated from the coding sequence ATGACAAACACAAATGAAACTATTTTCGCTTTATCGACCGTATTGGGCAAGTCAGGAGTTGCAGTCATCAGAATTTCAGGCAACTACGCGCTTAAAGCTTTAAATCATTTTCATATTAAGAAAGAAATTAAACCAAGATTTGCTACTTTAGTTGATCTATATGATGATTCCAGTCAATTGATAGATAATGGAATAATCATCTATTTCCCTGCTCCAAACAGTTTCACTGGCGAGGACGTTATAGAGTTACAAGTGCATGGAAGCAAGGCAGTCATAAAAATCATCTTGGAGGAATTATCAAAAATTTTTGTTATGGCCAGGCCTGGAGAATTCTCACTTAGGGCTTTTCTAAATGGTAAATTTGACTTAACGCAAATAGAAGGGATCGCAGATCTAATTGATGCTGAGACGAAAATGCAAGCTAAACAAGCGATTAAGCAGATATCTGGAGAATTGGAGAGACTATACAGCAATTGGAGGCAAAGATTAATAACGATACAATCCAAAATCGAAGCATATATAGACTTTCCAGAGGACATTTGGGCAGAAAAAAGTGAATTGGAAAAAATTAATAATGAAGTGCAATCTCTCATACAGTTGATACAAGAGCATTTAAATGATAATAGACGGGGCGAAAGGTTGCGTGAGGGTTTACATATTGTAATAACTGGTGAACCAAATGTCGGTAAATCAACTCTGTTTAATTTCTTAGCCAAGCGTGATATTGCTATTGTTTCTGAATATGCAGGCACAACAAGAGACGTGCTTGAAGCTCATATTGACATTGGCGGATACCCAATCATTCTCTCTGATACTGCTGGAATTCGTGAGAGTTCAGACCCGATAGAATCAGAAGGCATAAGTCGAGCAAAAAAGAGGTCTTTTGAAGCTGATTTAAGAATAGAACTATTTCTTTTTGAACAACGTTATAATATCAATTGCAACGTTGTAAATAGCGATACTATTTATGTATTGAGCAAAGCTGACGATGCAATTAATGACAGAAGTATACTGATTGGCGGTGTAGATTTTCTACCTATTTCTATTTTAAAGGGAATAGGTACAAACAAGTTGATCTCTCTCATAAAAAGGAAGGCAGAGGAAAAATTTGGGCGCGATAGAGACACTCCTGTGATTACTCGGCAAAGACATAGGAGTCACATGCAGAAAGCACTGGAACATTTACAACGTTTTAATATCGATAATCCAATTGAGTTGATATCTGAAGATTTGAGGCTTGCTGCATTTGAACTTGGTGCGGTGATTGGAATTATTAATGTTGAGGAAATATTGAGTAGTGTGTTTAGCAACTTTTGCGTGGGCAAGTAA
- the nuoI gene encoding NADH-quinone oxidoreductase subunit NuoI — MLKKLAWYWSFVGLIKGFVITLKYMFKPKVTLRYPMEKGPLSPRFRGEHALRRYPNGEERCIACKLCEVICPAQAIVIEAEEREDGSRRTTRYDIDMTKCIYCGLCQEACPVDAIVEGPNFEFATETREELMYNKEKLLRNGEVWEDAIALRLKKNRPYY; from the coding sequence ATGCTCAAGAAATTAGCTTGGTATTGGTCTTTTGTAGGGTTAATTAAAGGGTTTGTTATTACATTAAAATATATGTTTAAGCCAAAGGTTACTTTGAGGTATCCTATGGAGAAAGGCCCTTTAAGTCCAAGGTTTCGTGGTGAGCATGCGTTGCGTAGGTATCCAAACGGTGAAGAACGATGCATAGCTTGTAAATTATGCGAAGTTATCTGCCCTGCTCAAGCAATAGTTATTGAAGCAGAGGAAAGAGAAGACGGTAGTCGCCGCACTACGCGCTATGATATTGATATGACAAAATGCATATACTGCGGACTTTGCCAAGAGGCATGTCCAGTTGATGCAATCGTTGAAGGTCCTAACTTTGAATTTGCTACTGAAACAAGAGAGGAGCTAATGTACAATAAAGAAAAGTTATTGCGTAATGGTGAAGTTTGGGAAGACGCAATTGCACTCAGGTTAAAAAAGAATAGACCGTACTACTGA